A region of the Caballeronia sp. TF1N1 genome:
TCGACACGGAATGTGCCGAGGCCGAAGGAGGGAATCGTTTCGATCATGCTGGCTCCTTGTTTCGTTGAGGCGATCAGTGAACTCAGTGACGCGTCTTACTTCGCGTCCTGATCGAGTTCGGGATAGTGCCTGAAAATGCCGGATTCGTTGAACGGGATGCGCCGTTCCGAATCGACATAAGCGGCGATATTGGGCCGTTGCAGCACGGCGTCATGCAGCGCCGCGACACGCGGATAGTGCTTGCCGAAGGTCTTCATCGCGCGCGGGAAGGCGTAGTGCAGGCCATCGACGAGCTGAAAGACGGAGAGATCGACGTAGGTCGTCGTGTCGCCGACCATTTGCGTGTCGCCGTGCGGATTCCGCTTCAGCACGCGCTCGAAATAACCCATGAATTTGGGCATGCGCTGGTCGAGGAAATTTTTCGAGCGCGTTTTCGCGGCTTCTTTCTGGTCTTCGTAATAGAGATCGGTCGCGAGCGGATGATGCGTGTCATGCACTTCCGCGACGATATCCGCGATGGTCAACTGCAAGCCATGCGCAACGTAGCGCAAGCCTTCGTCCTTCGGCGCGAGCTTCAGCTTCGGGCCGAGATACAGCAGGATATTCGCGACATGCGGCACGATCAGATCGCCGTCCTTCAGAAACGGCGGCGCGAACGGTATGTGCGGCTCGGTCTTGCTGCCGAGGAGCTTCATCATCGCGTCCATGCCTTTCTTCGAACGCGCGACATCGATGTATTCGGCGCCCGCGTCTTCGAGCGCGAGGCGCACATATTCGCCCCGGCCTTGCAATCCGTCCCAGTAATAGAGTTCGTAAGCCATGCGTGGGCTCCTTGTCAAACGTGCCGTGCTTTTGACGCCATGCGCGGCGGATGCTTGGGTTGGCAAGTTAATCGCGTGCTGCTTGCCGCGGGTCGAGCACGCGAACGAGTGTTCAGGCGAGCAACACGCGTACCCGCCTGGG
Encoded here:
- a CDS encoding glutathione S-transferase, producing the protein MAYELYYWDGLQGRGEYVRLALEDAGAEYIDVARSKKGMDAMMKLLGSKTEPHIPFAPPFLKDGDLIVPHVANILLYLGPKLKLAPKDEGLRYVAHGLQLTIADIVAEVHDTHHPLATDLYYEDQKEAAKTRSKNFLDQRMPKFMGYFERVLKRNPHGDTQMVGDTTTYVDLSVFQLVDGLHYAFPRAMKTFGKHYPRVAALHDAVLQRPNIAAYVDSERRIPFNESGIFRHYPELDQDAK